One window of Papaver somniferum cultivar HN1 chromosome 9, ASM357369v1, whole genome shotgun sequence genomic DNA carries:
- the LOC113311705 gene encoding centrosomal protein of 131 kDa-like, translated as MESVARESTKGCYMYLLVWLAKHSTLIPQWRAEEKDDEKLYRPRFARWKIKDICKAFGYECFSVWRVEQKIMNQLRMKTKVEMLEEEYDNMTKEIEALKDKYAEELRTVKSKYAAKVKRMKQNHAGEIVDIEVKQNELEEKLAEMIVGKDSFQKKMDSLATNLKSKIAEVDDIMRREGFESVIKYMTNLTTKFLQRPFQTEYQMALLSDQLRDELNANIQVDNGVEMQNEGDNDVLELQNKVNVENHQGDNHRLEIEQDSTVPGNNE; from the exons ATGGAAAGTGTAGCAAGAGAGTCTACTAAAGGATGTTACATGTACTTATTG GTTTGGCTTGCTAAGCATTCCACATTGATACCTCAGTGGAGAGCGGAAGAAAAAGACGACGAGAAACTTTACCGTCCCAGATTTGCAAGGTGGAAAATCAAAGATATTTGCAAAGCATTTGGATATGAATGTTTCTCAGTTTGGAGAG TTGAACAAAAAATAATGAATCAACTGAGGATGAAGACGAAGGTTGAGATGCTTGAAGAGGAATATGATAATATGACCAAGGAGATAGAAGCTCTGAAAGATAAATATGCTGAAGAGTTGAGAACAGTAAAATCTAAATATGCTGCAAAGGTTAAAAGAATGAAGCAAAACCATGCAGGTGAAATAGTAGATATAGAAGTGAAACAGAATGAACTGGAAGAAAAGCTTGCAGAAATGATAGTTGGAAAGGACTCTTTTCAGAAAAAGATGGACTCCCTTGCTACAAACTTGAAATCAAAGATAGCTGAAGTTGATGACATTATGCGAAGAGAAGGCTTCGAAAGTGTGATCAAATACATGACAAATTTGACAACAAAGTTCTTACAACGGCCTTTCCAAACTGAGTACCAAATGGCATTGTTGTCTGATCAACTTAGAGATGAATTAAATGCTAATATTCAAGTTGATAATGGAGTTGAAATGCAAAATGAAGGTGATAATGATGTACTCGAACTGCAAAACAAAGTGAATGTTGAAAATCATCAAGGTGATAATCATAGATTAGAAATTGAACAAGATAGTACTGTTCCTGGTAACAATGAATAA